Proteins encoded within one genomic window of Spirulina major PCC 6313:
- the ftnA gene encoding non-heme ferritin: protein MLSQNLIDHLNHQINLEIYSSHLYLQMSSWCVQKSLDGCALFLNQHANEEMMHMRRLLGYLHETGAYAVVGGVEAPPTTFSSLTEVFEKIYAHEQLITKKISHLVHIANTEPDYATLQFLQWYVAEQHQEEFLFKSVLDKIKLIGTEGQGLFFIDEEIRKLATNKAAKETTMAAEEAQ from the coding sequence ATGCTTTCACAAAACCTGATTGATCATCTCAATCACCAAATCAATCTTGAAATTTATTCGTCCCATCTTTATCTCCAGATGAGTTCATGGTGTGTACAAAAAAGTTTAGATGGGTGTGCATTGTTTCTTAATCAACATGCCAATGAAGAAATGATGCATATGCGTCGTTTGTTGGGCTATTTGCATGAAACAGGGGCTTATGCTGTGGTGGGCGGTGTGGAAGCTCCCCCCACCACCTTCTCATCTTTGACGGAGGTGTTTGAAAAAATCTATGCCCATGAACAGTTAATTACGAAAAAAATTAGCCATCTGGTGCATATTGCAAATACCGAACCGGACTATGCTACGCTGCAATTTTTACAGTGGTATGTGGCGGAACAACATCAAGAGGAGTTTCTGTTTAAAAGTGTTTTAGATAAGATTAAACTGATTGGCACGGAGGGTCAGGGACTCTTTTTTATTGACGAAGAAATTCGCAAGTTAGCCACTAATAAAGCTGCGAAGGAAACGACAATGGCCGCTGAAGAGGCTCAATAA
- a CDS encoding RNA-guided endonuclease InsQ/TnpB family protein, whose amino-acid sequence MKTLKFKLYQHKRNRYLKRTINAAGRIYNHCVALHKRYYRMWGKHLNCARLQKHIAKLRKRNPWWLQVGSQAVQDICQRIEKAYQLFFKHNKKGVRLPNFKKTRKYKSFTLKQAGYKFLGGNRVRIGNKVYQYWNSRPIEGKVKTVTIKRTPLGELFMIVTVDTLSEPEVKTETGNIAGFDFGLKTFLTCSEGFKIDAPLFFKQSLNSVRKASRELSRKQKGSANRERARLNLARKHEDIAHRRRDWFWKLAHQLTNQFDVLCFETLNLKAMQRLWGRKVSDLAFREFLQILEWVATKKGKRVVYVDRWFPSSKTCSSCGHILEHLDLETRHWRCPSCSTENDRDENAAMNIKVAGASAIGLGDVRQALPAIAV is encoded by the coding sequence ATGAAAACGCTCAAGTTCAAGCTCTACCAACACAAGCGAAATCGATACCTCAAGCGGACAATCAATGCCGCAGGGCGTATCTACAACCATTGTGTTGCCCTCCACAAACGGTACTACCGAATGTGGGGCAAGCACTTGAACTGCGCCCGACTGCAAAAACACATCGCCAAGCTTCGGAAACGGAACCCCTGGTGGTTGCAGGTGGGTTCTCAAGCCGTACAGGATATCTGCCAACGAATTGAGAAAGCCTATCAACTGTTCTTCAAACACAACAAAAAAGGCGTTCGCCTGCCAAACTTTAAGAAGACCCGAAAGTACAAATCCTTCACCCTCAAGCAAGCCGGGTACAAATTCCTCGGTGGCAACCGGGTGAGGATTGGGAACAAAGTCTATCAATATTGGAACTCTCGCCCCATTGAGGGCAAGGTCAAGACCGTGACGATTAAACGAACTCCCTTGGGAGAACTGTTCATGATTGTCACGGTAGATACCCTGTCAGAGCCTGAAGTCAAAACCGAGACAGGTAACATTGCTGGTTTTGATTTTGGACTTAAGACCTTCTTGACCTGTTCTGAGGGATTCAAGATTGATGCCCCCTTGTTCTTCAAGCAGTCACTTAACTCGGTTCGCAAAGCGAGTCGAGAGTTGTCCCGTAAGCAAAAGGGTTCAGCGAATCGAGAACGTGCCCGATTGAACTTAGCCCGAAAGCATGAAGATATTGCCCATCGACGGCGGGACTGGTTTTGGAAGTTAGCCCACCAACTGACGAATCAGTTTGATGTGCTGTGTTTTGAAACCTTGAACCTCAAGGCGATGCAGCGGCTTTGGGGGCGTAAGGTGAGTGATTTGGCGTTTCGAGAGTTTCTGCAAATCCTGGAGTGGGTGGCGACGAAGAAGGGGAAGCGGGTGGTCTATGTTGACCGCTGGTTCCCTTCGAGCAAGACCTGTTCAAGTTGTGGTCATATTTTGGAGCATCTGGATTTAGAGACTCGCCATTGGCGGTGTCCCAGTTGCTCGACAGAGAATGACCGGGATGAGAATGCGGCGATGAATATTAAAGTGGCTGGGGCTTCAGCCATTGGGTTAGGTGATGTCAGACAGGCGTTGCCTGCTATTGCTGTTTGA
- a CDS encoding DUF6439 family protein codes for MIPSSSLNTTHHSPAQTPLELAQALAAQLAIAPNDWHRLKGNRRAQAQQHLAAGLVLLLNDQPDDALQHLQQAVGWLDRSIKAPPCPSHGNH; via the coding sequence ATGATCCCATCGTCTTCTCTGAACACGACCCACCACAGTCCGGCACAAACGCCGCTGGAATTGGCCCAAGCCTTAGCGGCTCAATTGGCGATCGCCCCCAACGACTGGCATCGACTCAAGGGCAACCGCCGCGCCCAAGCCCAGCAACATCTCGCCGCTGGTTTGGTCTTGCTACTCAACGATCAACCGGACGACGCTCTCCAACACCTTCAGCAAGCGGTGGGCTGGCTCGATCGCTCCATCAAAGCCCCCCCCTGCCCCAGCCACGGCAACCATTAA
- the cobA gene encoding uroporphyrinogen-III C-methyltransferase, protein MPILPGQVSLVGAGVSRATLTQQALALLRRADIVIHDVLIDPSILMETRPDCLCLEVGKRGGEASTPQAQINQMLIAYCQQGKQVVRLKSGDPGVFGRSHPEIEALTVAACPWQLVPGVSSALAAPLLAGILLTDKGLSPGFAVMTAHDLDGLAWGALAQLETVVLLMGGRNLAGIVERLTAAGKSPQTAIAIIRHGGQPQQQVWRGTCADILEQTAGQRLSPCVIVIGEVVTMQQNSVQPLAGQRIVVTRAAEQASVFRDLLAAQGAQVIDLPALEIRPPSSWAVLDRAIATLAGVDWLLLTSANAVNAFFDRLAHHHLDSRALGHCKIAVVGRKTAKVLQTYHLTADFIPPDYVADAMVAHFPDRLAGKTLLFPRVETGGRDLLVKEFQAQGATVIEAPAYESGCPATLPLAARHRLTAGEVDMITFASSKTVQNVHTLLQSVPGWEVLMQRVKLASIGPQTSQACDRLFGRVDIEAQDYTLEGLAQAIRLHYAT, encoded by the coding sequence ATGCCAATCTTGCCCGGTCAGGTGTCTTTAGTGGGAGCAGGCGTGAGCCGTGCCACCCTTACCCAGCAGGCTTTAGCCCTGTTGCGCCGGGCGGATATTGTCATTCATGATGTCTTGATTGACCCCAGCATTTTGATGGAAACGCGCCCGGATTGCCTCTGTCTGGAGGTGGGCAAGCGGGGGGGAGAAGCCAGCACACCCCAAGCCCAGATTAACCAGATGTTGATTGCCTATTGTCAGCAGGGGAAGCAGGTGGTGCGGCTCAAAAGTGGTGATCCGGGGGTGTTTGGGCGATCGCACCCTGAAATTGAGGCCCTGACGGTGGCCGCCTGTCCTTGGCAACTAGTGCCGGGAGTTTCCTCGGCGTTAGCGGCTCCGTTATTAGCGGGGATTTTGCTCACGGATAAGGGGCTGAGTCCGGGGTTTGCGGTGATGACGGCCCACGATCTCGACGGGTTGGCCTGGGGGGCGTTGGCCCAGTTGGAAACCGTGGTGTTGTTGATGGGGGGGCGCAATTTAGCGGGGATTGTGGAGCGGTTGACGGCGGCGGGGAAATCGCCCCAAACTGCGATCGCGATCATTCGCCACGGGGGGCAACCCCAACAACAGGTGTGGCGCGGAACCTGTGCTGATATCCTAGAGCAGACAGCGGGGCAACGCCTATCACCCTGCGTGATTGTGATTGGTGAGGTGGTGACCATGCAGCAAAATTCGGTGCAACCCTTGGCGGGGCAGCGTATTGTGGTGACGCGGGCAGCGGAGCAGGCCAGTGTATTTCGGGACTTGCTCGCAGCACAGGGGGCGCAGGTGATCGACCTGCCGGCCTTGGAGATTCGACCGCCATCGAGTTGGGCGGTGTTGGATCGTGCGATCGCCACCCTGGCCGGTGTGGATTGGCTGCTGCTCACCTCTGCCAATGCGGTCAACGCCTTTTTTGACCGCCTCGCTCACCATCACCTAGACAGCCGCGCCCTCGGTCACTGCAAAATTGCTGTTGTGGGCCGCAAAACCGCTAAGGTGCTGCAAACCTACCACCTCACCGCCGACTTCATCCCCCCGGACTATGTGGCGGACGCGATGGTGGCGCATTTTCCTGACCGGCTGGCCGGCAAAACGCTGCTGTTTCCCCGCGTCGAAACCGGGGGGCGTGATCTGTTGGTCAAAGAATTTCAAGCCCAAGGCGCAACGGTAATCGAAGCCCCTGCCTATGAGTCCGGCTGTCCGGCAACGCTTCCCCTGGCGGCTCGCCATCGTTTAACAGCGGGCGAGGTGGACATGATCACCTTCGCCAGTTCTAAGACGGTGCAGAATGTTCACACCCTGCTCCAAAGCGTGCCCGGTTGGGAGGTGTTAATGCAGCGGGTGAAGCTGGCTTCCATTGGCCCGCAAACGTCCCAGGCCTGCGATCGCCTTTTCGGCCGCGTCGATATCGAAGCCCAGGACTACACCCTAGAAGGATTAGCCCAAGCGATCCGGCTCCACTACGCAACCTGA
- a CDS encoding DUF3593 domain-containing protein: MSKDNLFAMSLLPYLGFLWFMARSHRFPRLTMIGFYLLLVFVAVTIPAGIYAKVAYGETLANVDWLHGGAESFLTLSNILVVLGFYQAVQAAKAAKNAPDS; this comes from the coding sequence ATGTCTAAAGATAATTTGTTCGCGATGTCGTTGTTGCCCTACCTGGGGTTTTTGTGGTTCATGGCGCGATCGCACCGTTTCCCCCGCCTCACCATGATTGGGTTTTATCTGTTACTCGTCTTCGTCGCCGTCACCATCCCCGCTGGTATCTACGCCAAAGTGGCCTACGGCGAAACCCTAGCGAATGTGGACTGGCTCCACGGCGGCGCAGAGTCTTTTTTAACCCTGTCGAATATTCTCGTAGTGCTGGGCTTCTACCAAGCCGTCCAAGCTGCCAAAGCTGCGAAAAACGCCCCAGACTCGTAA
- a CDS encoding DUF2499 domain-containing protein — translation MHALSIPTWIIHVSSVIEWITAIWFVWRLGEITGDRSWWALSAGMLPALVSAMCACTWHYFDNPPELDWLVTLQAATTVIGNCTLCAAAWWIYRRRPLKGNE, via the coding sequence ATGCACGCCCTTTCGATTCCAACCTGGATTATTCATGTTTCGAGTGTGATTGAGTGGATCACCGCGATCTGGTTCGTGTGGCGGTTGGGGGAAATTACGGGCGATCGCAGTTGGTGGGCCCTCTCCGCCGGAATGCTCCCGGCCCTCGTCAGCGCCATGTGTGCCTGTACCTGGCATTATTTCGACAATCCCCCGGAATTGGATTGGCTCGTCACCCTCCAAGCCGCCACGACGGTGATCGGGAACTGCACCCTCTGCGCCGCCGCCTGGTGGATCTATCGCCGCCGCCCCCTCAAGGGCAATGAATGA
- a CDS encoding response regulator, which yields MKSQQRKKPKILVVDDEPDNLDLLYRTFHREYKVFRADNGPAGLEVLTAEPDIAVIISDQRMPIMTGTEFLSLTAVQYPDIIRILLTGYTDVDDLVEAINSGKVFKYVTKPWEAEHLKGIVRQALDTHNVLKVRTEELCRSLRRETLLNTVTNTIRNAQHRRRGSSSSPLREVLQTIVNTVGHLLDVDVCILKTCVDVDEDSDILAYQKEETIAPLSEAQYAAMVWEQEDVTVMQEVQTNPDCLAMVPDGSDRYPVLAAAGVESALIVPLMAQLDLVAVLALHRCDREHPWEDDEIQLGIMVADQAALAISQAQAYEKVQSLAKREALINTITSAIRSTLDPQEIFMTITKRLGTTLDVDGCALSLWTEADEYVQCVGLYDRTSTWAEDGAVLDSEEAQPQLPQSLAPIAGNPVLKQLLHTKEPVVITNMQEQEQASDEYGSDLPLRSPARALLIVPMLVDGQIIGSISLRQSELPRMWSRADIELTKSVASQAAIAVQQSRLYQKTRQQAERLLELDRQKNEFFQNISHEFRTPLTLMIGPLEAATHRDQPLPSDQTQIALRNARRLLRLVNQLLDLQRLDAGRMQPKFRPCDLTEFVEQILESFRPYCDRKGLHLISHLTPCDPVYLDLEKFDKVVYNLLSNAMKFTEANGSITVSVKPAGAYVCLEVRDSGIGIADSQIPFLFDRFRQAEGSVNRSYEGTGLGLALVKEIVELHGGQITVQSIHQDDATAEETTGTAFIIWLHHGSTHLPSDQILEVASEVQVTRAAVELADLEVELQDDDQSSLPDLPLATIPDGVTPEGIDPQKQLILVVDDNSDLRSYVSYVLKSAGYPVCTARNGAEGYSVLEEQRPKLIISDLMMPKVSGLDLIRMVRANEELRGIPIILLTAKADEMSRIEGTEQGADAYLSKPFNDRELLASVRNMLALKSNEERMKELNDYLTEAVLKRFLPPEMVRRAAQGDMKLDLDPEPRLVTILFSDIVGFTQLSSRLESRGIARLLNEYLEAMTQVVFENGGVVDKFMGDAILALFGAPESLTPEEQARRAVATARGMYRVLDDLNQRWRSQGIVNDNDPPPVRFRCGIHQGQSVVGMFGSEHHSDYTAIGPPVNIAARLQESAQPNSILVSSEVAAFLNDQEVEKFQQLQLKGIAEPTWAFWVTKG from the coding sequence ATGAAGTCTCAGCAACGCAAAAAGCCGAAAATATTGGTGGTTGACGATGAGCCAGATAACCTCGATCTGCTCTACCGCACCTTTCATAGAGAGTACAAAGTCTTTCGTGCTGACAATGGCCCGGCAGGACTTGAAGTCCTGACCGCAGAACCCGACATCGCCGTGATCATTTCCGACCAACGGATGCCGATCATGACGGGGACAGAATTTTTGAGCCTGACGGCGGTGCAATACCCAGACATCATCCGGATTTTGCTGACGGGCTACACCGATGTGGATGACCTCGTGGAAGCGATCAACAGCGGCAAAGTCTTTAAATATGTCACAAAACCCTGGGAAGCGGAACACCTCAAGGGCATCGTCCGCCAAGCCCTCGACACCCACAATGTCCTGAAGGTGCGCACGGAAGAACTCTGTCGCTCCCTACGCCGGGAAACCCTCCTCAACACGGTGACAAACACGATCCGCAATGCCCAACATCGGCGGCGCGGTTCCTCCTCGTCGCCCCTGCGGGAGGTGTTGCAAACCATCGTCAATACCGTCGGGCATTTGCTCGACGTGGATGTGTGCATTTTGAAAACCTGCGTCGATGTGGACGAAGATAGCGACATTTTGGCCTATCAAAAGGAAGAGACGATCGCACCCCTCAGCGAGGCCCAATACGCCGCGATGGTGTGGGAACAGGAGGATGTGACCGTCATGCAGGAGGTGCAGACGAATCCGGATTGTTTGGCGATGGTGCCCGATGGGAGCGATCGCTACCCTGTCTTAGCGGCGGCGGGGGTGGAGTCGGCGTTGATTGTGCCGTTGATGGCGCAGTTGGATTTGGTGGCGGTGTTGGCGCTGCATCGGTGCGATCGCGAGCATCCCTGGGAAGACGACGAAATTCAACTGGGGATTATGGTGGCGGATCAAGCCGCCCTGGCCATTTCCCAAGCCCAAGCCTACGAAAAAGTACAATCCCTCGCCAAACGGGAAGCCCTAATCAACACAATCACCTCAGCAATTCGTTCCACCCTCGACCCCCAAGAAATTTTCATGACAATCACCAAGCGGCTGGGGACGACGCTGGACGTGGACGGCTGCGCCCTGTCCCTGTGGACAGAGGCGGATGAATATGTGCAATGTGTGGGCTTGTACGATCGCACCTCCACCTGGGCCGAAGATGGTGCCGTCCTCGACAGTGAGGAGGCCCAGCCGCAACTGCCCCAATCCCTCGCCCCAATTGCGGGCAATCCGGTCTTAAAGCAACTCTTGCACACCAAAGAACCCGTGGTGATCACCAATATGCAAGAGCAAGAGCAGGCCAGTGATGAGTACGGCAGTGATCTGCCGTTGCGATCGCCCGCCCGCGCTCTGTTGATCGTGCCGATGCTCGTCGATGGTCAGATTATCGGCAGCATTAGCCTACGCCAAAGTGAACTCCCTCGAATGTGGTCACGGGCGGATATTGAACTGACAAAATCGGTGGCCTCTCAGGCAGCGATCGCCGTGCAACAGTCCCGCCTCTACCAAAAAACCCGCCAACAAGCCGAACGCCTCCTCGAACTCGATCGCCAAAAAAACGAATTTTTCCAAAACATCTCCCACGAATTCCGCACCCCCCTAACGCTGATGATCGGCCCCTTAGAGGCCGCCACCCATCGCGATCAGCCCCTCCCCAGCGACCAAACCCAGATCGCCCTCCGCAACGCCCGCCGTCTCCTGCGCCTGGTGAACCAACTCCTCGACCTCCAACGCCTCGATGCTGGTCGGATGCAGCCTAAATTCCGCCCCTGTGACCTCACGGAATTTGTCGAGCAAATTTTAGAATCCTTTCGGCCCTACTGCGATCGCAAAGGTCTCCACCTGATCAGCCACCTCACCCCCTGCGATCCCGTCTATCTCGACCTCGAAAAATTCGACAAAGTGGTGTACAACCTCCTCTCCAACGCCATGAAATTCACCGAGGCAAACGGCAGCATCACCGTCAGCGTCAAACCCGCCGGAGCCTACGTCTGCCTCGAAGTCCGCGACAGCGGCATCGGGATCGCCGATTCCCAAATTCCCTTCCTCTTTGACCGCTTCCGCCAAGCCGAAGGCTCCGTCAACCGCTCCTACGAAGGCACCGGCCTCGGCCTCGCCCTCGTCAAAGAAATCGTCGAACTCCACGGCGGCCAAATCACCGTCCAATCCATCCACCAAGACGATGCCACCGCCGAGGAAACCACCGGCACAGCCTTCATCATTTGGCTGCACCACGGCTCCACCCATCTCCCCTCGGATCAAATTCTCGAAGTGGCCAGCGAAGTCCAAGTCACCCGCGCCGCCGTGGAACTCGCCGACCTCGAAGTGGAACTCCAAGACGACGATCAATCATCCCTGCCGGATCTACCCCTCGCAACAATTCCAGACGGCGTAACACCCGAAGGCATTGACCCCCAGAAACAGTTGATTTTAGTGGTAGACGATAACTCCGACCTGCGCAGTTATGTGTCCTATGTTTTGAAATCCGCCGGTTATCCTGTCTGCACAGCCCGCAACGGCGCGGAAGGTTACAGCGTTTTAGAAGAACAACGGCCGAAACTGATTATTAGTGACCTGATGATGCCGAAGGTGTCGGGGTTGGACTTGATCCGGATGGTGCGGGCCAATGAAGAATTGCGGGGCATACCGATTATTTTGCTGACCGCCAAGGCCGACGAGATGAGCCGGATCGAGGGAACTGAACAGGGGGCTGATGCCTATCTATCCAAACCCTTTAACGATCGCGAACTCCTCGCTAGTGTGCGGAATATGTTGGCGTTGAAGTCCAACGAAGAGCGGATGAAGGAACTCAACGACTACCTCACCGAAGCCGTGCTCAAACGTTTCCTCCCGCCGGAAATGGTGCGCCGCGCGGCCCAAGGCGATATGAAGCTGGATCTTGACCCAGAACCCCGCCTCGTGACGATTTTGTTTAGCGATATTGTTGGGTTTACGCAATTGTCGAGCCGTTTGGAGTCGCGGGGGATTGCGCGGCTGTTGAATGAATACCTCGAAGCGATGACCCAGGTGGTGTTTGAGAATGGCGGGGTGGTGGATAAATTTATGGGGGATGCAATTTTGGCCCTGTTCGGTGCGCCAGAGTCCTTGACCCCGGAAGAACAGGCGCGGCGGGCGGTGGCGACGGCGCGGGGCATGTATCGGGTCTTGGATGACTTAAATCAACGCTGGCGATCGCAAGGCATCGTCAATGATAACGATCCGCCACCTGTCCGCTTCCGGTGTGGCATCCACCAAGGGCAGTCCGTTGTGGGGATGTTCGGCAGTGAACATCATTCCGACTACACCGCCATCGGCCCGCCGGTGAATATTGCCGCCCGTCTCCAAGAATCCGCCCAACCCAACAGCATCCTGGTCTCGTCGGAAGTGGCGGCGTTTCTCAATGATCAAGAAGTGGAAAAATTCCAACAACTTCAACTGAAGGGCATTGCCGAACCCACTTGGGCGTTTTGGGTGACGAAAGGATAG
- a CDS encoding transporter substrate-binding domain-containing protein, with protein MLSSYATEWPEIQADHHLTVAVKDNTPPLGFVGPDGQLQGFEIEVARAVARQILGDDATVEFVPVQNRDRFEILYREEADITIAGVTATTMRSRLVYFSRPYYFNSTSVITRQAGITQFADLVGQPIAVLRGSSAIAVLRHRDPDVTLVGVDSYQAALDLLEAGQAAAFVGDRTILVGWSQGDPAYRVLPDRLSSEPLAIAVPKGPQTGALLVAINQALQTLEDSGWLQAQQIRWGLLAPSASQ; from the coding sequence TTGCTTTCCAGTTATGCCACAGAATGGCCGGAAATTCAGGCAGACCATCACCTAACGGTGGCGGTGAAGGACAATACGCCGCCGCTGGGATTTGTCGGGCCGGATGGCCAGTTGCAGGGCTTTGAAATTGAGGTGGCGCGGGCGGTGGCGCGACAGATCCTCGGTGACGATGCCACGGTGGAGTTTGTGCCGGTGCAGAATCGCGATCGCTTCGAGATCCTCTATCGGGAGGAGGCGGATATCACGATCGCGGGGGTGACGGCGACGACGATGCGATCGCGCCTCGTCTATTTCAGTCGGCCCTACTATTTCAACAGTACGAGCGTGATTACTCGCCAGGCAGGGATTACACAGTTCGCTGATCTGGTCGGGCAACCGATCGCGGTTTTACGGGGGTCAAGTGCGATCGCAGTGCTGCGCCATCGTGATCCTGACGTGACCTTGGTCGGGGTGGATTCGTACCAAGCCGCCCTAGACCTTCTCGAAGCGGGCCAAGCGGCGGCCTTTGTGGGCGATCGCACCATCCTCGTCGGCTGGAGTCAAGGCGATCCCGCGTACCGCGTTTTACCGGATCGCCTGTCCAGTGAACCGTTAGCGATCGCCGTTCCCAAAGGCCCCCAAACCGGTGCGCTCCTCGTCGCCATCAACCAAGCCCTCCAAACCCTGGAAGACTCCGGATGGCTCCAAGCTCAGCAAATCCGTTGGGGACTCCTCGCCCCTTCAGCCTCCCAATGA